From the Salmo trutta chromosome 2, fSalTru1.1, whole genome shotgun sequence genome, one window contains:
- the LOC115156621 gene encoding regulator of G-protein signaling 9 isoform X1: MTIRNVRDHGQRFRPRMACLKKVEAVMLEMQDPKTGVKSQPQKLVITTIPHAITGEDVVTWLANRYTIEAEEAWALGTMLVAFGYIYPLQDHKRLVIKPDTALYRFQTPYFWPAQQWPVEDTDYAIYLAKRNIRKKGVLEMHEQEQYSSLHKWMNHKWDFIVMQAKEQYRAGKERKKPDRAVFDCQERAYWVVHRPPPGTVSAMDYGLERMVDPNAEEKETSDFFRRIMIFTQQSIMRPRVKSSVSIGALVKYSVTCNKHDPFLAPCLPSNPWVTDDVTYWLLNMANVDIPTKMRVERWTFSFGELLSDPRGRDDFRLFLKKEFSGENLAFWEACEDLKWGTAATMNEKAQQVYKTFLARGAPRWINIDGKTMEVTVKGLKHPHRYVLDAAQTHIFMLMKKDSYGRYLKSPVFKDTQKRAIGPDQHRFSVSQLEANARKRRPSISPIIVRQQEKEERARMATSGPVDITQLCRFTAPVPHLAVYSGPPSSSPASPPFPFRLPHTPACPSPISVTIDSTPASERRWEEGRGGGLEGGEAGPEGWGTAVTSRSRMALSLGRLLRRGCTSSTVFASLSPKCPAPAGTSSRVQPISTEQPSQAPPRRIANFFQIKVDIPPECRIYPIDSEDEEESGGASRRGGGGGGQVKEIICPWESVTPHEGAG; this comes from the exons ATGACCATCAGAAATGTACGGGATCATGGACAGAGGTTCCGACCGAGGATGGCATGTCTCAAAAAG GTGGAGGCTGTGATGCTGGAGATGCAGGATCCAAAGACTGGAGTCAAGTCACAACCCCAGAAACTGGTTATCACTACTATACCACACGCTatcacag GTGAGGATGTCGTGACATGGCTAGCCAACCGTTACACTATAGAGGCAGAAG aAGCGTGGGCTCTGGGCACCATGTTGGTGGCGTTTGGGTACATCTATCCCCTCCAGGATCATAAACGACTAGTCATCAAACCAGACACAGCCCTCTACCGCTTTCAG ACACCATACTTTTGGCCGGCCCAGCAGTGGCCTGTAGAGGACACAGACTATG CAATCTACCTGGCCAAGAGAAACATCCGCAAGAAAGGAGTACTAGAGATGCATGAACAG GAGCAGTATAGCAGCCTTCACAAGTGGATGAACCATAAGTGGGACTTCATTGTGATGCAGGCTAAAGAACAGTACAG ggcggggaaggagaggaagaagcctGATCGAGCGGTATTTGACTGCCAGGAGAGAGCCTACTGGGTTGTACACAGACCtccg ccagGGACCGTCAGTGCAATGGACTACGGACTAGAACGCATGGTAGACCCCAACGCAGAGGAg AAAGAAACTTCAGACTTCTTCAGAAGAATT ATGATTTTTACCCAGCAGTCCATCATGAGGCCGAGGGTCAAGTCATCTGTCTCTATCGGAGC tctGGTGAAATACTCCGTCACCTGTAATAAGCACGACCCTttcctagccccctgtctccctagCAACCCCTGGGTCACCGATGATGTCACCTACTGGTTGCTCAACATGGCCAA TGTGGATATTCCTACTAAGATGCGTGTGGAGAGGTGGACGTTCAGTTTCGGGGAGCTGCTCTCTGACCCTCGAGGCAGAGATGACTTCAGACTCTTCCTCAAGAAGGAGTTCAGCG gTGAGAACCTGGCATTCTGGGAGGCGTGTGAGGATCTGAAGTGGGGAACGGCTGCTACCATGAACGAGAAGGCCCAGCAGGTCTAcaa GACTTTCTTGGCGCGTGGCGCCCCCCGGTGGATCAACATTGACGGGAAGACCATGGAAGTGACGGTTAAAGGGCTGAAACACCCTCACAGATACGTACTGGACGCAGCTCAGACACACATCTTCATGCTGATGAAGAAG GACTCTTATGGGCGGTACCTGAAGTCTCCAGTGTTTAAGGACACTCAGAAGAGGGCCATCGGTCCTGATCAACACAGGTTCAG TGTGTCCCAGTTGGAGGCCAATGCGAGGAAGCGTCGTCCCAGCATCAGTCCCATCATCGTCCGCCagcaggagaaggaggagagagccAGGATGGCCACCAGTGGACCTGTAGACATCACACAG CTGTGTCGCTTTACAGCACCCGTCCCCCACCTCGCGGTCTACTCcggccccccctcctcctcccccgccTCACCCCCTTTCCCCTTCCGTCTCCCCCACACCCCCGCCTGCCCTTCACCCATCAGCGTAACCATAGACAGCACCCCCGCCTCAGAACGCAGGtgggaggaaggaagaggaggtgggcTGGAGGGGGGAGAGGCAGGCCCTGAGGGCTGGGGGACAGCTGTCACTTCTCGTTCCCGTATGGCTCTCTCATTGGGCCGTCTGTTGAGGCGGGGCTGTACTTCCTCCACGGTATTCGCCAGCCTGTCACCTAAATGTCCTGCCCCCGCCGGGACCAGCAGCCGCGTTCAGCCTATCAGCACGGAGCAGCCCAGCCAAGCCCCGCCCAGACGCATTGCCAA TTTTTTCCAGATCAAGGTGGACATCCCTCCAGAGTGTCGCATCTACCCCATCGACTccgaggatgaggaggagagtgggggggcgtcgagaaggggaggaggaggaggagggcaggtgAAGGAGATCATCTGTCCCTGGGAGAGTGTGACACCTCATGAGGGGGCCgggtaa
- the LOC115156621 gene encoding regulator of G-protein signaling 9 isoform X2, which yields MTIRNVRDHGQRFRPRMACLKKVEAVMLEMQDPKTGVKSQPQKLVITTIPHAITGEDVVTWLANRYTIEAEEAWALGTMLVAFGYIYPLQDHKRLVIKPDTALYRFQTPYFWPAQQWPVEDTDYAIYLAKRNIRKKGVLEMHEQEQYSSLHKWMNHKWDFIVMQAKEQYRAGKERKKPDRAVFDCQERAYWVVHRPPPGTVSAMDYGLERMVDPNAEEKETSDFFRRIMIFTQQSIMRPRVKSSVSIGALVKYSVTCNKHDPFLAPCLPSNPWVTDDVTYWLLNMANVDIPTKMRVERWTFSFGELLSDPRGRDDFRLFLKKEFSGENLAFWEACEDLKWGTAATMNEKAQQVYKTFLARGAPRWINIDGKTMEVTVKGLKHPHRYVLDAAQTHIFMLMKKDSYGRYLKSPVFKDTQKRAIGPDQHRFSVSQLEANARKRRPSISPIIVRQQEKEERARMATSGPVDITQVMSKLSNKGKEVPPPKK from the exons ATGACCATCAGAAATGTACGGGATCATGGACAGAGGTTCCGACCGAGGATGGCATGTCTCAAAAAG GTGGAGGCTGTGATGCTGGAGATGCAGGATCCAAAGACTGGAGTCAAGTCACAACCCCAGAAACTGGTTATCACTACTATACCACACGCTatcacag GTGAGGATGTCGTGACATGGCTAGCCAACCGTTACACTATAGAGGCAGAAG aAGCGTGGGCTCTGGGCACCATGTTGGTGGCGTTTGGGTACATCTATCCCCTCCAGGATCATAAACGACTAGTCATCAAACCAGACACAGCCCTCTACCGCTTTCAG ACACCATACTTTTGGCCGGCCCAGCAGTGGCCTGTAGAGGACACAGACTATG CAATCTACCTGGCCAAGAGAAACATCCGCAAGAAAGGAGTACTAGAGATGCATGAACAG GAGCAGTATAGCAGCCTTCACAAGTGGATGAACCATAAGTGGGACTTCATTGTGATGCAGGCTAAAGAACAGTACAG ggcggggaaggagaggaagaagcctGATCGAGCGGTATTTGACTGCCAGGAGAGAGCCTACTGGGTTGTACACAGACCtccg ccagGGACCGTCAGTGCAATGGACTACGGACTAGAACGCATGGTAGACCCCAACGCAGAGGAg AAAGAAACTTCAGACTTCTTCAGAAGAATT ATGATTTTTACCCAGCAGTCCATCATGAGGCCGAGGGTCAAGTCATCTGTCTCTATCGGAGC tctGGTGAAATACTCCGTCACCTGTAATAAGCACGACCCTttcctagccccctgtctccctagCAACCCCTGGGTCACCGATGATGTCACCTACTGGTTGCTCAACATGGCCAA TGTGGATATTCCTACTAAGATGCGTGTGGAGAGGTGGACGTTCAGTTTCGGGGAGCTGCTCTCTGACCCTCGAGGCAGAGATGACTTCAGACTCTTCCTCAAGAAGGAGTTCAGCG gTGAGAACCTGGCATTCTGGGAGGCGTGTGAGGATCTGAAGTGGGGAACGGCTGCTACCATGAACGAGAAGGCCCAGCAGGTCTAcaa GACTTTCTTGGCGCGTGGCGCCCCCCGGTGGATCAACATTGACGGGAAGACCATGGAAGTGACGGTTAAAGGGCTGAAACACCCTCACAGATACGTACTGGACGCAGCTCAGACACACATCTTCATGCTGATGAAGAAG GACTCTTATGGGCGGTACCTGAAGTCTCCAGTGTTTAAGGACACTCAGAAGAGGGCCATCGGTCCTGATCAACACAGGTTCAG TGTGTCCCAGTTGGAGGCCAATGCGAGGAAGCGTCGTCCCAGCATCAGTCCCATCATCGTCCGCCagcaggagaaggaggagagagccAGGATGGCCACCAGTGGACCTGTAGACATCACACAGGTCATGAGTAAACTCAGCAACAAGGGCAAGGAGGTGCCCCCACCCAAAAAATAG